ctctgggggctgtcattccagtcccattACTCTTCTGCTACTCtcaggggccgtcattccactctgggggctgtcctTCCACTCCCAGAAAatttctgctagtcccaggggccatTATTCCACTGTGGGGGCTGTCAGTCCAGTCCCAAAGCAGTTTGGCCTCGAGACCTTAATGGGAAACCCCACGTTTTCTTTGCCAGTCTTTTTGTGCTGCGCTGTACTTCAACGGAACCTGTGCAAGCCAACCGGCAATCCCGGCTCCCATGACCTTCCACGGGCCGGGCACTCTCTCCCGTGGTTTCTAACGGGCAATCCCGTCAATCGTTTTAGGACGTCCCCTTTGAGTCTTCCGCCCGGATTGAGGCCTGGCACCACTGAAACACTCTGGGACCCGCAAAAAGGCGAGGCGCGAGGCAACAACAGTCCGGAGATGTTTTCAGGCAGCGCTTCCTAAACGGGCCCAGAGggaaggggtggagcccaggcTTGCGCCACGGTGCTTGCTCGACCCGGGCCGCCCTCAGGCAGGTGCCATCGGAAGGAGCCGCTGGCTCTCTGGGAAGTCGCTCTTCTCTGCTGGCGGCCCCCTGCCGTTGCTCATGGCCACCGCGTCGCTGGCGCGCCGCAGCTGCTGCAAGGGGGTCCCGCTGGCAAAGGTGCGCGCGAGCCAAGCCCACCGCGCGGGCGGCCTTCCAAACGCCTCCGGGCCAAACGGGCGCGCGGCGCTTCGGCTCTCCGCGGGGGAGCGCGCGCGCGCGGACGCCGAAGGGTGAACCGCCGCCGAGGAAGAGAAGAGCGCGGCGCTCCACGAGGAGGCATGCGCAGTGAGTGGCGTGGCTTCTCTCGCCAGGCCCGGGGCGGCGGGGGGTGCAACAGCCTTGCGGCTCCGGTCTGCTGCAAAAATAAGAAGTTCGCCACGCTTGCGAGTTCCTGGCTTGCTAGCTTTGGGTTCTTCAGACGTTGCGGATTGCAAAAGCAGCTGCCTCTGGGTTTCTGTTTTGCCAGGAACGGAACTTTTCCAGTGGCAGCTGCTTGATAAAGGAAAGGACCGGAccactgggttgccagctctgtgtgtgtgtgtgaagtgccgtcaagtcgcttccgactcatggcgaccctatgaatgaaagtcctccaaaatgtcctatctttgacagccttgctcagatcttgcaaactgagggctgtggcttcctttattgagtcagtccatctcttgttgggtcttcctcttttcctgctgccctccacttttcctagcatgactgtcttttccagtgactcttgtcgtctcatgacgtgaccaaaatacgacagcctcagcttagtcattttcgcttctagggtcagttcaggcttgatttgatctagaacccactgatttgtttttttggcagtccacggtatccgtaaccctctcctcccacaccacatttcaaaggtatctattttcttcctatcagctttcttcactgtccagctttcacacccatacatagtaatagggaatacgatggcatgaattaatctagtcttggtggccagtgacacatccttacacttcaaaatatttttgagctccttcatggctgcccttcccagtctcagtctccttctgatttcttggctgcagtctcccttttggttgatggtggagccgaggaatagaaagtcttgaacaatttcaatttcctcattgtcaaccttaaagtcgtgtaattctcctgtagtcattacttttgttttcttgatgttcagctgtagtcctgctttggcactttctcttttaacttttagcagtagtcatttcaaatcttcactattttctgccaataatgtagtgtcatcagcatatctcaaattattaatgttcctccctccaattttcaccccaccttcatgggaaattcttggaggtttgggggtggtgtTTGGAAAGCgcgtgatttggggagggagcagtcctcccaggggtgtgtgtgtggtgcaatAGAGTCCTcgctctgaagctgctgtttcctccaagccaggagtcggcaaactcattagtcaaaagtgccaaatatcaacagtacaacgattgagatttcttttgagagccacatttcttaaacttaaactatataggtaggtacacactgtttaacttaataaactttaattaaagttttaagtcttaattaaactataggtacactgaataaaacttgatatcatacttaatagtgatcttatttgttgataaaaattaaattgtaagtccctgccatttccccctccccgtctggagtcctcgtctggaggcctggtctaccgccataaaagcctattggtggacctggcctccggctgagtcccatttggaggccaggtctacccattagctttcttggcagtagacctggcctccagagacccatagaagccaattggtagacctggcctctgaaggggg
This Euleptes europaea isolate rEulEur1 chromosome 2, rEulEur1.hap1, whole genome shotgun sequence DNA region includes the following protein-coding sequences:
- the C2H1orf53 gene encoding LOW QUALITY PROTEIN: uncharacterized protein C1orf53 homolog (The sequence of the model RefSeq protein was modified relative to this genomic sequence to represent the inferred CDS: substituted 1 base at 1 genomic stop codon), whose product is MATASLARRSCCKGVPLAKVRASQAHRAGGLPNASGPNGRAALRLSAGERARADAEGXTAAEEEKSAALHEEACAAGQKNYVDPVTGYLVLTKVAHLERGNCCGSSCRHCPYGQTNVKDPSKKKRFNSFFYA